The DNA region ATAATGAATAGTGGATGGTGGCACCTGTCCCCCTCACAGTCACTTCATATATGTTCATCGATTGATGGTATACATTGCAATGATGCTGGAAGTGTAACTCGTATCATATATAGGTATCAGGAAGGGCCTATTCAATTGGCAACATTAAATCTCTCTGCTTTCAAGAATTTGGAACATCTTGAGGTCGTCGAATCTAGTCTATACGGGACTATTCCATCTGAAATTGGAAATCTTTCCAATCTCTATTTTCTTGATTTATCCCACAATTCTCTTCAAGGTGAAATATCTTCATCACTAGGATATCTAACCAATCTATGGACCCTAATAATCTctaacaacaaaatcaatggaaCCCTTCCcatttcactttcaaacatcaAGCTGCTTCAAAATATTGACATTTCACACAATCTACTGACTGGTTCCCTTAAACTTTTCTCAGTTGAATATTTTCCATTCTTGGAACGTCTAGATCT from Vigna radiata var. radiata cultivar VC1973A unplaced genomic scaffold, Vradiata_ver6 scaffold_1127, whole genome shotgun sequence includes:
- the LOC106754729 gene encoding receptor-like protein 12 — protein: MLSVNGGAKGLSQYYKNEQIGGMLFVSNFHLLIYVFVFMGSAFELGCASTPSQVQLEANAIMNSGWWHLSPSQSLHICSSIDGIHCNDAGSVTRIIYRYQEGPIQLATLNLSAFKNLEHLEVVESSLYGTIPSEIGNLSNLYFLDLSHNSLQGEISSSLGYLTNLWTLIISNNKINGTLPISLSNIKLLQNIDISHNLLTGSLKLFSVEYFPFLERLDLSYNGISGVVPMLLCGILYLNLSFNNLNGPIPNC